From a region of the Candidatus Abyssobacteria bacterium SURF_5 genome:
- a CDS encoding pantoate--beta-alanine ligase — MRTSAKRIGKRRPDKRQLLIIRDPAEMQALANQLRRAGKTIGFVPTMGYLHEGHASLLRGARRDNDAVVLSIFVNPTQFGPNEDLDKYPRDMIRDENIARQEGTDYIFYPEPRDVYPSGYQTHVSVEKLTKSHCGISRPTHFGGVATVCTKLFNLVLPHRAYFGQKDYQQCAVIKRMVKDLNMNLEIVVLPTAREADGLAMSSRNAYLKPDERVQAVCLYEALQLAKSMATDGERKAANLISAMREHIQERPSARIDYLSVADVDTLEELETLQEKAVVLLAVFMGKKTRLIDNEVITVH, encoded by the coding sequence ATGAGAACGTCCGCAAAAAGAATCGGCAAAAGACGGCCGGACAAAAGGCAGCTCCTTATTATCCGCGACCCGGCCGAGATGCAGGCACTCGCCAATCAATTGAGACGCGCCGGCAAAACGATCGGGTTCGTGCCTACGATGGGATACCTGCATGAAGGCCACGCCAGCCTGCTGCGCGGCGCGCGACGCGACAACGATGCAGTCGTGCTCAGCATCTTCGTGAACCCGACGCAATTCGGACCGAACGAGGACCTCGACAAGTATCCTCGCGACATGATACGCGACGAAAACATCGCGCGGCAGGAAGGAACCGACTACATTTTTTATCCGGAACCGCGTGATGTCTACCCGTCCGGGTATCAGACTCACGTCAGCGTGGAAAAACTGACGAAATCGCACTGCGGCATCTCGAGGCCGACGCATTTCGGGGGAGTAGCTACCGTCTGCACCAAGCTCTTCAACCTGGTTCTGCCGCACCGCGCCTATTTCGGCCAAAAAGACTACCAGCAGTGTGCCGTGATTAAGCGCATGGTGAAGGACCTCAACATGAATCTCGAGATCGTCGTCCTGCCGACCGCTCGCGAGGCCGACGGGCTGGCGATGAGTTCCCGCAACGCCTATCTCAAGCCGGACGAGCGCGTGCAGGCGGTTTGCCTGTATGAGGCTCTGCAACTGGCGAAGTCAATGGCGACAGACGGCGAGAGGAAAGCTGCAAACCTGATTTCGGCAATGCGCGAACATATTCAAGAGCGGCCATCGGCGCGAATTGATTACCTTTCCGTCGCCGACGTCGACACGCTGGAGGAACTGGAGACGCTTCAAGAAAAAGCGGTCGTCCTGCTGGCGGTTTTCATGGGAAAGAAAACACGCCTTATCGATAACGAAGTGATCACAGTACATTAG
- the panB gene encoding 3-methyl-2-oxobutanoate hydroxymethyltransferase — protein MPATKVTVLDIIQKKQLKQKITMLTAYDFPMAAVLAKAGVDMLLVGDSAGMVFAGEANSLSVTMDHMIYHTHAVAAAKPSSLIIGDMPFMSYQLSPQQATDNAGRFISEGKAEAVKLEGGAEFVREIEAILKCGVPVMGHLGLTPQSIHKFGGFKVQGRDEAAAKKLLDDALAIQQAGAFSIVLECVPAELAKKVTETLQIPTIGIGAGADCDGQVLVTPDLLGLFERFTPKFVKRYAHLAPLIEEAVKTYIEEVKSGAFPGEEHCYK, from the coding sequence ATGCCCGCGACCAAAGTAACCGTTCTCGACATCATTCAAAAGAAGCAGCTCAAGCAGAAGATCACCATGCTGACGGCGTACGATTTCCCCATGGCCGCCGTCCTGGCGAAAGCCGGAGTCGATATGCTGCTCGTCGGCGATTCGGCCGGCATGGTGTTCGCCGGTGAAGCCAACTCGCTCTCGGTGACGATGGATCACATGATCTACCATACCCACGCCGTCGCCGCCGCAAAACCCTCTTCCCTCATCATCGGGGATATGCCCTTCATGAGCTACCAGCTCTCGCCCCAGCAAGCCACCGACAATGCCGGCCGTTTCATTTCGGAAGGCAAAGCCGAGGCCGTCAAACTCGAGGGCGGCGCCGAATTCGTTCGCGAGATCGAGGCCATCCTCAAGTGCGGCGTCCCGGTGATGGGCCACCTCGGCCTCACGCCGCAGTCGATCCACAAGTTCGGCGGATTCAAGGTGCAGGGACGCGATGAGGCCGCCGCCAAAAAACTGCTCGATGACGCTCTCGCCATCCAGCAGGCGGGCGCGTTCTCGATCGTGCTCGAGTGCGTCCCCGCCGAGCTCGCAAAAAAAGTGACGGAAACACTGCAGATACCTACTATCGGCATCGGCGCCGGCGCCGACTGCGACGGGCAGGTGCTCGTCACGCCCGATCTGCTCGGCCTCTTCGAGCGGTTCACCCCGAAATTCGTCAAGCGCTATGCTCACCTCGCGCCGCTCATCGAAGAAGCGGTGAAAACGTATATCGAAGAGGTTAAATCGGGCGCGTTCCCGGGCGAGGAGCACTGTTACAAATGA
- a CDS encoding LL-diaminopimelate aminotransferase encodes MSDTRFKPADRLKQIPPYLFSEIDKAKQKAIAKGVDIINLGIGDPDMPTPRKIIEALAEAGARPENHQYPSYEGLLELRREFSAYMKKRFDVELDPATEVLTLIGSKEGIAHLPLAFVNPGDVVLVPDPGYPVYTAGTVLAGGIPYYLPLTAENNFLPDFERIDPKAAARAKLLWLNYPNNPTAAVADKTFFEKAIKFAEKYDIIVCQDAAYCELAFDGLKPVSIFEVAGAKDRAIEFHSLSKTYNMTGWRIGFAAGNAEVVAALGSIKTNVDSGVFRAVQYAGIAALKLPPKTVTDNAAVYQERRDILVEGLRSLDWNMPKPKATFYVWAPSPNGYSSAQLTKKLLEEADIVTTPGNGFGRQGEGYIRFALTVDKKRLAEAVERIKRISF; translated from the coding sequence ATGAGCGACACGCGGTTCAAGCCGGCGGATCGGTTGAAGCAGATACCGCCGTATCTTTTTTCCGAAATCGATAAGGCCAAGCAGAAAGCGATCGCCAAAGGCGTCGATATCATCAACCTCGGAATCGGCGACCCCGACATGCCGACCCCGCGCAAGATCATCGAGGCGCTCGCTGAGGCCGGCGCACGGCCGGAAAACCATCAATACCCATCCTATGAAGGGCTCCTCGAACTGCGGCGCGAATTCAGCGCTTACATGAAAAAGAGGTTCGACGTCGAGCTCGACCCGGCCACTGAAGTGCTCACCCTTATCGGTTCAAAAGAGGGAATCGCGCACCTGCCGCTCGCATTTGTCAATCCCGGCGACGTTGTCCTGGTGCCGGACCCGGGATATCCCGTTTACACCGCGGGCACGGTGCTCGCAGGCGGCATTCCTTATTATCTCCCACTGACGGCTGAAAACAATTTCCTGCCGGATTTCGAGCGGATCGATCCCAAGGCGGCCGCTCGAGCAAAGCTCCTGTGGCTGAATTACCCGAATAATCCGACGGCCGCCGTGGCCGATAAAACGTTTTTTGAGAAGGCGATCAAGTTTGCGGAAAAATACGACATCATCGTGTGCCAGGATGCAGCGTACTGCGAGCTTGCTTTTGACGGACTAAAGCCGGTGAGCATTTTTGAAGTGGCCGGCGCCAAGGACAGAGCCATCGAATTCCACTCGCTTTCGAAAACCTACAACATGACCGGCTGGCGCATCGGGTTCGCGGCCGGCAATGCCGAAGTGGTGGCCGCTTTGGGAAGCATCAAGACAAATGTCGATTCCGGTGTTTTCCGGGCCGTCCAATATGCGGGCATCGCCGCACTGAAATTGCCGCCAAAGACGGTCACCGATAACGCGGCAGTATACCAGGAGCGACGAGACATCCTGGTCGAAGGCCTCCGTTCCCTCGATTGGAACATGCCGAAGCCAAAAGCGACCTTCTACGTGTGGGCGCCGTCGCCCAACGGCTATTCTTCCGCCCAATTGACCAAAAAACTACTCGAGGAAGCCGACATCGTGACCACGCCCGGAAATGGATTCGGCCGTCAGGGCGAAGGCTATATCCGATTTGCATTAACGGTTGATAAGAAAAGACTTGCGGAAGCCGTTGAGCGGATCAAACGGATCAGTTTTTAA
- the folB gene encoding dihydroneopterin aldolase → MSANDKIILKGMLFSASVGVSDWERDVPTSLEVDLELQADLQKACMSDNLHDTINYSELYDLVGETVGSRHHNLLESLAQEIADGVLKQHACRSVIIRIRKPHPPVKGVCAYAEVEITRSSRER, encoded by the coding sequence GTGTCTGCAAACGATAAAATTATCCTGAAGGGCATGCTTTTCTCGGCCTCGGTTGGCGTCTCCGACTGGGAGCGTGACGTTCCAACCAGCCTCGAGGTCGACCTGGAGTTACAGGCCGATCTACAGAAAGCTTGCATGTCAGACAATTTGCATGATACAATTAACTACTCCGAGCTCTATGATCTGGTCGGCGAAACCGTCGGCTCCAGACATCATAACCTGCTGGAATCGCTGGCGCAGGAGATAGCCGACGGCGTCTTGAAACAACACGCTTGCCGTTCGGTAATCATAAGAATTCGGAAACCGCATCCGCCGGTCAAAGGCGTATGCGCCTATGCGGAAGTCGAAATAACAAGAAGCAGCCGGGAAAGGTGA
- a CDS encoding flavin reductase family protein produces the protein MKKYKKKNDFPVSQVRRYLEPGPIVLVSSRWKGKTNIMTMGWHTVMEFTPSLVGCIISESNHSFHMIRNSSECVINLPTTALIDTVVGIGNTSGAEIDKFKEFELTPGEAQEVEAPLIRECHANFECRLHDKSLVDKYNFFIFEVVKAHVAASPKHPRTLHYTGNGVFMISGKIISRKSLFRPEML, from the coding sequence ATGAAAAAATATAAGAAAAAGAACGATTTTCCGGTGAGCCAGGTCCGCCGGTATCTGGAACCAGGTCCGATTGTACTGGTTTCATCAAGATGGAAAGGAAAGACAAACATCATGACGATGGGCTGGCACACCGTGATGGAGTTCACGCCGTCGCTCGTCGGCTGCATAATCTCCGAGAGTAATCACAGCTTTCACATGATCCGCAACAGCAGCGAGTGCGTCATCAACCTGCCGACCACAGCGCTGATCGATACGGTCGTCGGGATCGGTAACACCTCGGGGGCCGAAATCGACAAGTTCAAGGAATTTGAGCTGACACCCGGCGAGGCGCAAGAGGTCGAGGCGCCGCTGATCCGCGAGTGCCATGCCAACTTCGAATGTCGACTACACGACAAATCACTTGTCGACAAATATAACTTCTTCATCTTCGAAGTGGTGAAAGCGCATGTCGCCGCTTCGCCGAAGCATCCCCGGACGCTGCACTACACGGGCAATGGTGTGTTCATGATCTCCGGCAAGATCATCAGCCGAAAATCACTGTTCCGCCCGGAGATGTTGTGA
- a CDS encoding aspartate 1-decarboxylase gives MLRTMCKSKIHRATLTDANLHYEGSITIDSDLLEAADILPYEKVQVVNINNGNRLETYAIEGKAGGGDICLNGAAARLGAPGDLVIIISYATMDDVEAREWEPKKIRVDEKNRMIN, from the coding sequence ATGCTTCGAACGATGTGCAAATCGAAGATCCACCGCGCCACGCTCACGGACGCAAACCTTCATTATGAGGGAAGCATCACAATCGATTCGGACCTGCTCGAGGCGGCCGATATCCTTCCCTATGAGAAGGTGCAGGTGGTCAACATCAACAACGGGAACAGGCTCGAGACTTACGCCATCGAGGGAAAAGCCGGCGGCGGCGATATCTGCCTCAACGGCGCCGCCGCCAGGCTCGGTGCGCCGGGCGATCTGGTCATCATAATCTCGTACGCCACGATGGACGACGTCGAGGCACGCGAGTGGGAGCCAAAAAAAATCCGCGTTGACGAAAAGAATCGAATGATTAATTAA
- a CDS encoding glutamate--tRNA ligase, giving the protein MTQGVRARFAPSPTGYLHVGGARTALFNWLFARHTGGTFILRIEDTDQQRSTPEALAAIIDGLRWLGIDWDEGPDIGGPFRPYNQMARLPMYQSEAKRLLESGAAYKCFCTPQELDAMRRKAREAKAPLKYDGRCRVLSQAETAARETQGMPYALRFKMPPGTTEFNDMVRGRIVFDNSELDDFIILRSDGTPTYNFSVSVDDETMRITHVIRGEDHISNTPKQILLLRAMGVEPPRYAHVSLILGEDGARLSKRHGATAVGAYAEMGYLPEAMFNFLALLGWSPKDDKEILSREEMIAEFEITGVAKTAAIFNHQKLEWMNGEYIRSLSDEELAIRFTPFLIRAGLLTEDQAQTRREWLVRLARAVKIRLRLLTDIAQYSEYFVADVESYDEKGVKKHWSKPDVPKLLGVFADLLETCDPFTEENIEARVREYAEREGIKLGDLVHPARLALTGKTIGPGLFEAIVLLGRDLSIARLRKALTIIKSR; this is encoded by the coding sequence ATGACGCAAGGCGTCAGGGCCAGATTCGCGCCCAGTCCTACCGGTTATCTGCACGTCGGCGGCGCACGAACCGCCCTCTTCAACTGGCTCTTCGCGCGCCACACCGGCGGAACGTTTATCCTCAGGATCGAGGACACCGACCAGCAGCGCTCGACGCCCGAGGCGCTGGCCGCAATCATCGACGGCCTCCGCTGGCTCGGCATAGATTGGGATGAAGGCCCCGACATCGGCGGCCCATTCCGCCCATACAACCAGATGGCGCGCCTCCCCATGTATCAAAGCGAAGCCAAGAGGCTGCTGGAATCCGGCGCCGCATACAAGTGTTTCTGTACTCCGCAGGAACTTGATGCGATGCGCCGGAAAGCGCGCGAGGCAAAGGCGCCGCTGAAGTATGACGGTCGATGCAGAGTGCTCTCGCAAGCGGAGACGGCCGCGCGAGAGACACAAGGCATGCCGTACGCGCTCCGCTTCAAGATGCCGCCGGGCACAACCGAATTCAACGATATGGTGCGCGGGCGGATCGTTTTCGACAACTCCGAACTCGACGATTTCATCATCCTTCGCTCCGACGGCACGCCAACCTATAATTTCTCCGTTTCCGTCGATGATGAGACAATGCGGATCACGCACGTCATCCGCGGGGAAGACCACATCTCGAACACGCCGAAGCAGATACTGCTCCTACGGGCAATGGGCGTCGAGCCGCCTCGCTATGCTCACGTGTCGCTCATCCTTGGTGAGGACGGAGCCCGCCTGAGCAAGCGGCACGGGGCCACCGCCGTCGGCGCATATGCCGAAATGGGTTACCTGCCCGAGGCAATGTTTAATTTCCTGGCGCTACTCGGCTGGTCTCCGAAGGACGATAAGGAGATTCTGTCGCGCGAGGAAATGATTGCCGAATTCGAGATAACCGGCGTCGCGAAGACGGCCGCCATTTTCAATCATCAGAAACTCGAGTGGATGAACGGCGAGTACATTCGATCTCTTTCCGACGAGGAGCTCGCGATTCGGTTCACGCCGTTCCTGATTCGCGCCGGCCTTCTGACCGAGGATCAGGCGCAGACCCGGCGCGAATGGCTTGTTCGCCTCGCTCGCGCCGTCAAGATACGGCTCCGCCTGCTCACCGATATCGCGCAGTATTCCGAGTATTTCGTTGCCGACGTCGAGAGCTACGATGAGAAGGGCGTGAAAAAGCATTGGTCGAAGCCGGATGTCCCAAAACTTCTTGGCGTCTTCGCCGACCTCCTCGAAACCTGCGATCCATTTACTGAAGAGAACATCGAGGCGCGTGTTCGGGAGTACGCCGAGCGCGAGGGAATCAAGCTTGGCGACCTCGTCCATCCGGCTCGGCTCGCGCTCACCGGCAAAACCATCGGCCCCGGCCTCTTTGAGGCCATCGTCCTCCTTGGCCGCGACCTTTCCATCGCCCGCCTGCGCAAAGCCCTCACAATAATCAAATCGAGGTAG
- the nadA gene encoding quinolinate synthase NadA, which translates to MDNQHPEYTERLEALKPEIAALKKERNAVILAHNYQRDEIQELADFCGDSLGLSKQAAATDADVIVFCGVHFMAESAAILSPRKTVLLPVAEAGCPMADMIDVPELRELKAKHPYATVVTYVNSTAALKAETDICCTSANAVKVVNSAPTKKVIFAPDRNLAAFVARYSEKEIIPYDGFCPTHTLIFASAVKRVQAEHPNAKLVVHPECLPEVIDLADHVCSTSGMYKFVRDSDAEEFIVGTEAGILYRLRLENPHKKFYLASRRIVCPNMKMTTLEKLADALRFMQHKVEVPADIRERARRALDRMLEVGR; encoded by the coding sequence ATGGACAATCAGCATCCCGAATATACCGAACGACTGGAAGCGTTGAAACCCGAAATCGCCGCTCTCAAGAAAGAGCGCAATGCCGTTATCCTCGCGCACAATTATCAGCGCGATGAAATCCAGGAACTGGCCGACTTCTGCGGCGATTCGCTCGGATTGAGCAAACAGGCGGCCGCAACCGACGCCGATGTGATCGTTTTCTGCGGTGTCCACTTCATGGCCGAGAGCGCCGCCATCCTTTCGCCGCGAAAAACCGTGCTGCTGCCGGTCGCGGAGGCCGGCTGCCCGATGGCCGATATGATCGACGTGCCCGAGTTACGCGAGCTCAAGGCGAAGCATCCGTACGCAACGGTTGTCACCTATGTCAATTCAACCGCCGCGCTCAAGGCCGAGACCGACATCTGCTGCACGTCCGCAAATGCGGTCAAGGTAGTCAATTCAGCGCCGACCAAGAAAGTGATATTTGCGCCTGATCGAAACCTCGCCGCATTTGTCGCCCGATATTCGGAAAAAGAGATCATTCCGTACGATGGCTTCTGTCCGACCCATACGCTTATTTTCGCATCGGCCGTCAAGCGCGTGCAGGCCGAGCATCCGAACGCGAAGCTCGTCGTTCATCCCGAATGCTTGCCCGAGGTGATCGACCTGGCCGACCACGTGTGCTCGACGTCGGGCATGTATAAATTCGTGCGCGATTCAGACGCAGAGGAGTTTATCGTCGGCACCGAGGCCGGCATCCTTTACCGCCTGCGCTTGGAGAACCCGCATAAGAAATTTTATCTCGCATCCCGCCGCATCGTGTGCCCAAACATGAAGATGACCACCCTCGAAAAGCTCGCCGACGCGCTTCGATTCATGCAGCACAAGGTCGAGGTGCCCGCCGATATCCGCGAGAGGGCCAGGCGCGCGCTTGACCGCATGCTGGAGGTCGGCCGATGA
- a CDS encoding dinitrogenase iron-molybdenum cofactor biosynthesis protein has product MKIALPSVNDMVDGHFGHCESFTVFTVDENNRIVKEERLVPPPGCGCKSNIVPQLSALGVKVMLAGNMGQGAVNMLEAHGISVVRGCQGPLKKVVEAWLAGQIADSGLGCSEHGDHGCHDNN; this is encoded by the coding sequence ATGAAGATCGCGTTACCTTCAGTCAATGACATGGTGGATGGTCACTTCGGCCATTGCGAGAGCTTCACCGTGTTCACCGTAGATGAGAACAATCGGATCGTCAAAGAGGAAAGGCTTGTGCCGCCTCCCGGATGCGGATGCAAATCGAATATTGTTCCTCAACTATCGGCCCTGGGAGTCAAGGTGATGCTCGCCGGCAATATGGGACAGGGCGCTGTGAACATGCTTGAAGCGCACGGCATCAGCGTGGTCCGCGGCTGCCAGGGACCTCTCAAGAAAGTCGTCGAGGCCTGGCTAGCCGGCCAGATCGCGGATTCCGGCCTGGGCTGTTCCGAGCATGGCGACCATGGCTGTCACGACAATAATTGA
- a CDS encoding DUF134 domain-containing protein, whose amino-acid sequence MARPKNCRMVSEMPGVVYFKPRGIPLTDLEEVVLTVDEFEAIRLADLEGLYQAAAAERMKISRPTFGRILESAHQKVAEALAQGKALKIEGGAYQMMEMRTFNCAGCQHLWQVPPGTGRPTECPACHGRDFHRLNSGLEAGPAQRCRNRCGKK is encoded by the coding sequence GTGGCAAGGCCGAAGAACTGTCGGATGGTAAGCGAGATGCCGGGAGTGGTTTATTTCAAGCCGCGTGGGATTCCCTTGACTGATCTGGAGGAAGTGGTTTTGACCGTGGACGAATTCGAGGCGATTCGGCTGGCGGACCTGGAGGGTTTATACCAGGCAGCGGCCGCGGAACGAATGAAGATATCCCGGCCTACTTTTGGCCGGATTCTCGAGTCCGCTCACCAGAAAGTGGCGGAAGCGCTGGCACAGGGAAAAGCCCTGAAGATCGAAGGAGGCGCTTATCAAATGATGGAAATGAGGACTTTCAATTGTGCGGGTTGCCAGCATCTCTGGCAGGTTCCGCCCGGGACCGGACGGCCCACGGAATGCCCGGCTTGTCACGGCCGTGATTTCCATCGCCTGAATTCCGGTCTCGAGGCGGGTCCCGCTCAAAGATGCCGTAATCGTTGCGGAAAGAAATGA
- a CDS encoding FAA hydrolase family protein: MKICRYRLKNKVEFGIVEDSEIIVLAGDPLKKIEKKNVKRALAEVALLPPTQPSKVVAVGLNYQEHIDETGMEKPEAPILFIKPSTAVIAHNEPILYPKTATRVDYEAELGVVIGKKCKHVSVGEAASVIFGYTCLNDVTERFMQMKDGQWTRAKSFDTFCPIGPWMETDMEPSGLRVEAYLNGERKQSATTEMFIFKIDELISFISGVMTLLPGDVIATGTPSGIGPMEPGDSIEIRVENIGSLINPVRKEAD, from the coding sequence TTGAAAATCTGTCGATATCGTCTTAAGAATAAAGTTGAATTCGGAATAGTCGAGGACAGCGAGATCATAGTCCTCGCCGGCGACCCGCTCAAGAAGATTGAAAAGAAAAACGTGAAGCGGGCGCTGGCGGAGGTTGCACTGCTGCCGCCGACGCAGCCTTCGAAAGTCGTCGCGGTTGGCCTGAATTACCAGGAACATATCGATGAAACAGGCATGGAGAAGCCGGAAGCCCCGATCCTCTTTATCAAACCCTCGACGGCGGTCATCGCGCATAACGAGCCGATCCTGTACCCAAAAACGGCGACCAGGGTCGATTATGAAGCGGAGCTGGGAGTCGTCATCGGGAAAAAGTGCAAGCATGTTTCTGTCGGCGAAGCGGCATCGGTAATTTTTGGCTATACATGTCTCAACGACGTCACCGAACGCTTCATGCAAATGAAAGACGGACAGTGGACCCGCGCGAAATCTTTTGATACTTTCTGTCCGATCGGCCCGTGGATGGAGACGGATATGGAGCCTTCGGGCCTGCGCGTCGAAGCGTATCTGAACGGAGAGCGGAAACAGTCGGCAACGACCGAGATGTTTATTTTCAAGATCGACGAGCTGATCAGTTTCATTTCCGGGGTTATGACGTTGCTGCCCGGCGATGTCATCGCCACCGGAACGCCTTCGGGCATCGGTCCAATGGAACCGGGCGATAGTATCGAGATAAGAGTCGAAAACATAGGATCACTGATAAATCCAGTGCGGAAAGAAGCCGACTGA
- the folK gene encoding 2-amino-4-hydroxy-6-hydroxymethyldihydropteridine diphosphokinase: protein MRLCGSRNNKKQPGKVTTAYLGLGSNLGDREANINWALVELVRTAGCSLIKVSSLYETKPVGITEQPDFYNVAVAIQTDLAPKELLRRLKEVERKVGREKTFKWGPRVIDIDILLYDEMSVTEDNLEIPHPEMQHRAFVLAPLSEIAPSAKHSATGRTVRQMSEEIGSEGVSKLSR from the coding sequence ATGCGCCTATGCGGAAGTCGAAATAACAAGAAGCAGCCGGGAAAGGTGACAACGGCGTATCTGGGCCTCGGCAGCAACCTGGGCGACAGAGAGGCCAACATCAACTGGGCCCTGGTCGAACTGGTCAGAACCGCCGGGTGCAGCCTTATCAAGGTGTCCTCGCTATACGAGACGAAACCGGTCGGCATCACCGAACAACCGGATTTCTATAATGTCGCAGTCGCTATCCAAACCGATTTGGCGCCGAAAGAGCTTCTGCGGCGCCTGAAGGAGGTGGAGCGGAAGGTAGGACGCGAGAAAACATTCAAATGGGGACCGCGGGTTATCGATATAGATATCCTACTGTACGACGAGATGAGCGTCACGGAAGATAACCTTGAGATTCCGCACCCCGAGATGCAGCACAGGGCGTTCGTGCTTGCGCCATTGTCCGAGATTGCGCCGTCGGCGAAACATTCGGCAACCGGCCGTACCGTTCGCCAGATGAGCGAGGAGATCGGAAGCGAAGGCGTAAGCAAACTTTCACGGTGA